tttaaaaatctttttttaagtaaCTCTCTTAAAATATGATACTATTGTATATTGAACAATATGaccataaaaaaaagtaagaaaGTCCTTGAATTCTCCACCTATTAAGTGCctcaaaatatcaaaatataaataaatattatgtcCTTAACTTTAAGAAACATCGGTAATGTATATACATGATATCATAAGAAATATTACGGAAATTAACCCTTTTATTTCTCaccaattcaaaaatatgTTGATAGAAAATGgtataaaacaaaatctaaTCCCTGACCGCAAGAAAACCATCCAGATTTGATTTATTAAGAAGtatctttattatatatgCATTAGGTATAGTTATCATTTAACGAtgcatataaatattacatgtACGAATGTAAGTTGTAAGCATTAAATCGTAAGAGGGTCAACAGAACGAGGATTAGACAAGATTTGAACGTGAGGACTCGAGCTCTCCTTTTCTATGTGGGGTTTGTGGGTGCTTTTGCTTCGGCCCGGGCTGTGTGATCGCAGTAATCTAGAGCTACGTTATATATGCGCTCGCCTAGGGTTCGAGTTTCAACTTGGTGTTGTTCTTCTTACAGTGAAAACGGAGCCGCGGACTCGAGGGCCCTGCGTCCGGACAGTTAATCTACGGCTATTTAGTGGTTATTATGGGTAAGGGTATTATCGGGCGTTAGCGTGGGCTGGCTCCTTCCTGTGAGATCATTTAAACGTTAGTCAAACACATCGGCCGTCTTGTCCATCGATCGATTCCATTTCGCCACCAGCACTAACAGCAAAATTAACGTAGTTATTGAAAAGGAGTCTCCATTAAAATGGCATTATCTCATGTACAAAATGTAGGCGAGTCTACAACACTAAACTTAGGTTACAACCTACCGCGTTACGTCTGCGTGATCTTGAATTTGATTGAAACGGGTCTTGGGTCGTGGGTTTCGGGTTCTGGGGGCGCGCGGATGGGGTCTCTGTTAGGCTAGGCTCGTGGTTTCCGTGTCGAAgttttacatatacatttatagaaaatataaatcaacTATGTCTAGGTTTTGCACATTCAAGAGTTTGAAACAACAAACTTAAGCTAATTTGAAAATCTGTATCtttatctgtatctgcatcggCTGAACGGAGAACGTGTTTACTTGTTCAGCAGAAACATGAGCAGGCTGCAATGGGAGATTGTTAGTAATTTCGATTTCCAGAAGGCGACTGGGGCTTACTCACCGGAAGTTAATGCCTTTGTTGGCCAGCATACGGTTGCATTCACTTGAGCCGCTGCCGCCGATGCCATCTGGCAATGGCAAGACATAGTACTCACTCTCGGTACTCTGGAAGGATGGAGGtccataaatatatacaatttacatcgacttgtAAACATGATCTACTCACCGTCTCGGTGAATTCGTGTTTGTATATCTGGGTGGAGACCTTCATGTCCGAGAACGGACCCTTGAGCGCAAAGAAATGTATGCTCATGGGCGTGCTGGTCTTGGTCTTCAGGATCAGCTGATAGGTGATGGTGCGCTCGTTCGACTGGTGCGGATCGCGCTGGCTGTTGTTGATGCGGGCCTTCACCACCCACTGCTGGTTGAAGGCCGAGAAGCGAGCCGTCTCGTAGAAGAGCTTGTGCACATACTCGTCCGTTCGATAGGGTTTCATTTGGAGATCTGAAAGAGATTAAAGTACAATGTAATCAGAATCTAAACTAATGAATGTAAAACAATGAATGTCATTTATGGAACCCATTTTGCCGCCCGCATATTACCAGGAGTTCTATTACAATAGCCCTGAACAATTAATCTTAATAAACGCAGGCTGCCTCACCATTGAAAATGATCTTCTCGTAGCTTAGCAAGTCAATCAGGGTGTTGAACATCTTCTTCTCTTCCTTGATCCTGTCATCATGGGCCTCCAGGGCAGCCATCACCTCGTAGCCCGACTTCTGGGGGTGCAAGCAGTTGCGCTCGTGCTCGTTAGCTGTTATAAtgattgtaattattattatacggGTTTTTGATTAAACAAATTAGAAGAGGGTGTCACTTACTCTCATGGAAGGGTCCACGCCACTGGCAGCCAATGCGATGATATTTGCATTTGGTGGGCCGCTCCTGGCACTCGTGTTGTTCATGGCGTTCGAGCGATTTGTAAGGGAACTCCTTGTTGCAAAACTATTAACGAGTTAAATTCAAATGAGTTAATACAGTTTTAGTTAGGAGTATTTAGCTTAGTTCACCTGGCACTCGCTGGGCAATTCTGAAGCGGCCTTCTCCACGGCCAAGTTGCGCGAAGCAGTGCTCTTTGATATTTCCACGCGGCAATTGGGGCAAGTGGCAATTTGATCACGCAGGctaaagaagaaacatgtttagaaaa
This window of the Drosophila biarmipes strain raj3 chromosome 3L, RU_DBia_V1.1, whole genome shotgun sequence genome carries:
- the LOC108035324 gene encoding cysteine and histidine-rich protein 1 homolog codes for the protein MSVESSSSAVQQPPSSSTLPLLGDNQVVATTSSSTSSASSSSSSSSSGGGGNVVGVPLDTQSSGEPPAKKQLLDNGATSSSSSLLSSAAAASGMHEKLAHRISNALCCAVCLDLPKTAMYQCQMGHLMCAACFTHLLADGRLRDQIATCPNCRVEISKSTASRNLAVEKAASELPSECQFCNKEFPYKSLERHEQHECQERPTKCKYHRIGCQWRGPFHETNEHERNCLHPQKSGYEVMAALEAHDDRIKEEKKMFNTLIDLLSYEKIIFNDLQMKPYRTDEYVHKLFYETARFSAFNQQWVVKARINNSQRDPHQSNERTITYQLILKTKTSTPMSIHFFALKGPFSDMKVSTQIYKHEFTETSTESEYYVLPLPDGIGGSGSSECNRMLANKGINFRLLMFLLNK